Proteins encoded within one genomic window of Gopherus evgoodei ecotype Sinaloan lineage unplaced genomic scaffold, rGopEvg1_v1.p scaffold_64_arrow_ctg1, whole genome shotgun sequence:
- the LOC115643612 gene encoding olfactory receptor 52R1-like has product MSDSNTTDFTNPSTFILLGIPGLEAAHVWISIPFCTMYVIAILGNFTILFIVKMDLSLHGPMYYFLCLLAVTDLVVSTSILPKMLSIFWFSAREISFSACLTQLYVFHSFSVIESGIFVAMAFDRYVAICDPLRHATTLTNPVVAKISLAVVLRGSLLVLPYPFLLKRWPYCRTNIIPQPYCAHMAVLKLACADIRVSSYYGLFVLFCVMGLDVIFIILSYTQILRAIFSLPTKDARLKTLGTCSSHLCSILVFYIPGLFFSLSYRFQQNVPLHFHVLIVNVYYLMPSMLNPIIYGVRTKQIRGRVLRLFTHKGT; this is encoded by the coding sequence atgtcagattccaacacaaccgatttcaccaacccctccaccttcatcctgctgggcattcctggcctggaggcggcccacgtctggatctccatccccttctgcaccatgtacgtcatagccatcttggggaacttcaccatcctgttcattgtgaagatGGATCTGAGCCTCCATggccccatgtactatttcctctgcttgCTGGCTGTCACCGACCTGGTCGTGTCTACGTCCATcctgcccaaaatgctgagcatcttctggttcagtgctagggagatcagtttcagtgcctgcctcacccagctgTATGTCTTTCACTCCTTCTCAGTGATAGAGTCAGGAATCttcgtggccatggcttttgatcgctatgtggccatttGTGATCCCCTGAGACATGCAACCACACTGACAAACCCTGTGGTGGCTAAGATCAGCCTGGCCGTGGTGCTGCGTGGCAGCTTGCTCGTATTACCCTACCCCTTCCTGTTGAAGcggtggccatattgcagaaccaacatcatccctCAGCCATACTGTGCCCACATGGCCGTACTGAAGCTGGCCTGTGCCGACATCCGCGTCAGCAGTTACTATGGCCTCTTTGTACTATTCTGTGTGATGGGTCTAgatgtcatttttattattttgtcctATActcagatcctcagggccatcttctccctccccacaaaggatgctCGTCTCAAGACTTTGGGCACCTGTAGCTCCCACCTATGTTCCATCTTAGTGTTTTACATCCCAGGtctattcttctctctctcttaccgGTTTCAACAGAATGTGCCCCTTCATTTCCATGTTCTCATTGTCAATGTGTACTACCTGATGCCCTCCATGCTGAATCCCATCATCTACggggtgaggaccaaacagatccgggGCAGGGTGCTCCGGCTCTTTACTCATAAAGGGACTTAA
- the LOC115643611 gene encoding olfactory receptor 51G2-like — MSAVNDTKFSSAVFLLTGIPGQEDVHLWISILLCLVYVISIVGNSVILFIVKTDPSLHEPMYIFLSMLAITDLALSIATMPTTLGIFLFNSREISLDACFAQLFFIHSLSFIESSVLLLMAFDRFVAICNPLRYASILTLPRIGKMGLVFVLRGVSLIFPLPFLLKRFQYCRANVLSHCYCLHQDVIKMACADITVNYIYGFFLIVTVVGLDPLFIFLSYVMILKTVLKVMSNVEFLRALNTCVSHLCAVLLFYAPRIGLGLIHRYWKTSPPLLNLFLGYISLFVPPLMNPIVYTVKSQHISARIIRVFFK, encoded by the coding sequence atgtcagctgtcaatgacaccaaattcagctctgcagtgttccttctcacggggatacctgggcaggaagacgtccatctctggatctctatCCTCCTCTGCTTAGTATATGTTATTtcaatagtaggaaattcagtcattctgttcattgtAAAAACAGATCCAAGTCTCCATGAACCtatgtacatttttctttccatgttgGCTATCACAGACCTTGCCTTGTCGATAGCCACCATGCCTACAACACTGGGTATATTCTTGTTTAACTCTAGGGAGATCAGTCTGGATGCTTGTTttgcccagctgttcttcatccactcaCTTTCATTCATTGAGTCGTCGGTACTCCTGTTGATGGCCTTTGATCGCTTTGTTGctatctgtaacccactgagatATGCTTCTATCTTAACCCTCCCAAGAATAGGAAAGATGGGACTGGTGTTTGTGCTAAGAGGGGTGTCTTTAATATTCCCACTGCCCTTTCTCCTTAAACGGTTCCAATATTGTCgagccaatgtcctctcccattgcTACTGCCTGCACCAGGATGTTATTAAGATGGCTTGTGCGGACATCACAGTCAACTACATCTATGGCTTCTTTCTTATAGTTACAGTGGTAGGGTTGGATCCACTGTTCATCTTCCTCTCATATGTtatgatcctcaaaacagtgctgaaagTCATGTCCAATGTGGAGTTTCTTAGAGCCCTGAACACAtgtgtctcccacctctgtgctgttCTCCTCTTCTACGCACCACGGATTGGCTTGGGTCTGATACACAGATATTGGAAGACCTCTCCTCCTTTGCTCAACCTTTTCCTGGGCTACATTTCTCTTTTTGTCCCACCACTTATGAACCCAATTGTGTACACTGTGAAAAGCCAACACATTTCTGCTAGGATAATCAGGGTGTTCTTCAAGTGA